CCGGATCTGGCTTTACGACTACAGAGTCAGAAAACATGATGATCCATCCTATAAGGCGAAGGATACTTATGCATCTTATGCTGGTTGGAAATGCTGGAATAGTAACTGTAATTGCTTCTACTGTAGTTATTTTTTTAAACCCTGCGGAAGAGACTTTAATTAACTATCTGATTGTTTTTATAATTGGGACATCAATAATTGCTCTGATCACAAAGAGTGCAAAGATGGATAAGATCTTAAATCGTGCTATTGCTTTTGCCCTAATAAGGTGGACTGATATTGAGGGATCTGACTCTGCAAGTCTAATATATCTTGGAGGTGATTATCAGGTATCTGAACTTAAAGTTGAATCCAAGGACTGGCTTTCAGAGAAAACGCTTATGGAATTGAATCTTGCTGAGGAAGGAGTGCTTGTACTGGGTATTCAGAAACCATATGGTGAATATGTGGGGATACCTTCTGCAGATACTCGAATAAAAGCCAGGGATGTCTTGTTCCTTTATGGACGAGGCAGTGCTATACAATCTCTGGACAGAAGAAGACGTGGAATCCGTGGAGAACTGGAACACTCAGAAGCAGTTGAACAACAGAAGGAAATCACAGATAAACAGGAAAAGTATTCACAATGAAAAGAAGTTTTATGCATAAATGTCATTTTTTTTAATTTATTGCATAACATCTTTATTCCAGAAAATCCATTCAAAACTGCTTTTATATGATATTTGAGTATATTCGAACTCAGGTTAGAACCTGATCCAGACCCAGTCTTAATATACAATAAATATAAGTCAAACTATTAGTAGCACATTTAAATATACTAATGATTCTGTAGATAGCTGGTTAATTATTATATTATGATTATTGGAGTGTTTCAATGACAATCCCCAAAGAATATGTTCCCTATGAAATCGAATCAAAATGGCAGAATAAATGGAATGAGTCAATTTATTATTTTAACTGGGATGAGGCCGAGTGCCCTCAGTATATTATAGACACACCTCCTCCATACCCCACAGGAAATTTCCATATCGGTAATTCTCTCAACTGGTGCTATATTGATTTCATAGCCCGGTATAAAAGGATGAGGGGGTATAATGTAATGTTCCCTCAGGGATGGGATTGCCATGGCCTGCCTACTGAAGTGAAAGTAGAAGAGATACACGGCATAACCAAGAATCAGGTTCCAAGATCTGAATTCAGAAGATTGTGTGAAGAACTCACCTCTGAGAATATCCGAAAAATGCGCGAAACAATGATGATGCTCGGATTTTCAATTGACTGGAGCAATGAGTTCATAACCATGGATCCTTCTTATTATGTAAAGACACAGAAATCATTTGTTAAAATGCATGATAAAGGACGCATATATCAGGAGCAACATCCTGTTAACTGGTGTCCAAGATGTGAAACCGCCATAGCTTTTGCAGAGGTTGAATATGAGTCAAGGCAGACATATCTCAACTATCTTTATTTTGATGATCTTAAGATTGCAACTACCAGACCGGAGCTGTTAGCTGCATGCGTTGCAGTTGCAATAAATCCTTCAGATGAGCGATATAATGATTTTATAGGTCAGAATGTTAAAGTTCCTATCTTCGGTCATGAAGTGGCCGTTATTGCAGATAAGGATGTGGATCCTTCATTTGGTACCGGTGCGGTTATGATCTGTACTTTTGGTGATAAACAGGATGTGAGGTGGTGGGTAGAACATCATCTTCCTCTCAGAAAGGCAATTGATAAAAATGGCCTTATGACCGAGATTGCAGGTAATTATGCCGGTATGAAAATATCCGAATGCAAAGAGGCAATTATTGAAGATCTTAAACGTCAGTCTCTCATCTACAAACAGGAACAGATCGAACAGAATGTAGGTATGTGCTGGAGGTGTAAAACACCTATCGAAATTCTGTCTGAAAAGCAATGGTTTGTTAAAATAAATTCTGAAGAGATACTTTCAACAGCTGATGAGATAGACTGGATCCCTGAACATATGAAGATACGATTGAAAAACTGGACCGGTACAATGGAGTGGGACTGGTGCATCTCCAGACAGAGGATATTTGCAACCCCAATACCTGTATGGTACTGTAAGAGATGTGGACAGACACTGGTGGCAAAAGAAGAATGGTTGCCACTGGATCCCACCCAAGAATCAGCTCCTCAACCGTGTGAATGCGGTTCTACAGATTTTGAAGCAGAAGAAGATGTACTGGATACCTGGATGGACTCTTCACTTACGGCAATTCATGTCGCTGGATGGTTGAGTGAACACGAAATGCGTCTTCCTACACAGTTAAGGCCACAGGGACATGATATTATTCGTACATGGGCTTTTTATACAATACTACGCTCAGTTGCCCTTACAGATACCAGGCCATGGGATACAATCCTTATCAATGGCATGGTCCTTGGAGAAAATGGTCATAAAATGAGCAAATCGGCGGGTAATATTATATCCCCACACGAAGTTGTTGATACCTATGGTGCAGATGCATTCCGGCAGTGGGCTGCTGTTGGTGGTACTCCTGGTTCTGATGTAATGTTTAGATGGAAAGATGTGGTATCTGCATCTCGCTTTTTGCAGAAATTATGGAGCATATATAGGTTTTCAATATCTCATATTGAGAACTTTAATCCTGAGACCGACCATATACCTCCTGAATCACTGCCGGTGGTTGACCGATGGATGCTGAGTAATCTTAATCGTCTGATCGAATCTACCACTGAGAGTATGGATCATTTCCAATTCGATGAAACATTCAAATCGATTCGTGGTTTTACCTGGGAGATGGTTGCAGATAATTATATTGAACTTGTAAAATCCAGATTATACGGAAATGATAGCGAAGAAAAGAAAGCAGCTCAATATACTTTACATATGGTTCTCAATACACTTGTTCGTCTTTTGTCTCCTTTTGTTCCATTCATTGCAGAAGAGATGTATTCCAGACTAAGTTCTGGTAGTGTACATCTCAGCACATGGCCGGGTGTTGAGAGAAAATATATAGATGAAAATATAGAAATACAGGGGGAGCTGATCAAGGACATTGTTGCTTCTATAAGGCGCTATAAATCTGAATCTGGAATGGCTCTTAATGCACCACTTAAAAAAATAGAGATTTATGCACCTCTTGAAGATACGACAGATATCAGAGGTGCAACTAATTCTGAAGTAGAGTTAATCTCAGGAAAACCAGATTTTGAATATGTGCCAGTTTCTGTAAAGCCTGAAATGGGAATCATAGGTCCCAGATACCGAAAGAAGGCAGGCGCTATTGTAAAAAAGCTATCCCTGGCTGATCCGCTGGAAGTAGCAAAGGAGATGGAAAGTGGAAAAATGATCCTGGATGTTGATGGAGAAACCATCGAGGTTGATCCAGAGGCAGTATCTCTGGAAAGAGAGGTTAAATCTGCAGGACGTGAAGTAGATGTCCTTGATGTAAATGGTTCGATTGTTGTGATTGTTAAGTGATTGAAAAACAGATATAACAAGAGAACTAAACAGCTCAATGAGGGGAAGCTATTTTCCTCTCTGTACTCATTTTTAATTTCTAATGCGCCTTTGATTACTGAATTCTGAATCCGATGAAGATATCCGCATCATTAAAAATTTATTTTTTAAATATTAAACTTTATATAGCAGTAGATTAATCCCGAATAAATCAAACATCACACTGATACATTCATGGTGATTTAATGGGAAAAATCAATAAAGTACTTCTTGTACTTAAAAATATGGTCTATGAGAGTACTGCTCCGCAAGAGATTATTCGTTTTGCCCGCTATTATAGAAAGATGGGGCTTGAAGTAGTTGTGGTTCTTTTTGGTCCAATGGGGGTAATCTTTGGCAAGAACAACAAATATGGTTCTCCTGCATATGATGAGAAAATAATAGAATGTATCGAAATGGGCGTACAGTTTAAGTGCTGCGACCTGGCTGCTTCTATGATTGGATTAAAGGAAGAGGAGTTGATTCCAGGTATCAAGATTGTTCCTTCACATGAACTGGCTGACCTTTTCCTGAAATATCGTGAAGAGGATCAATTGATACTTACTCTTTGAATATGGTAGCTTTAGGGGAGCGTGAATTATTTGTATGAGATGCCCATTGTTTTTAATGGGGTTATATACGATTTATTTGTTTATTTATTTTGAACTGGTGAAATGATGGAATCGGGAAGAAACTTAAATCTGCAGGAAAAAGATATTCTGAATAAAGTACTCTCAGGTGAAATATCAATTAGAAAGGTTGCCATGTTTGTTGAAGACTGGGAGTCTGCAATAAAAATAAGGCGTCTGGCAATTGAAGAATTGGCTGGAGTTGAATTTGAAAATATTCAGAACTATTCGATCGATACAGAAAATGTGGTAAAGAAAAATACCGAGAATATGATCGGAGCAGTTCAGGTTCCCCTGGGTGTTGCAGGTCCACTTAATATAAATGGAGAATATGCACAGGGAGATTTTTACATTCCTCTTGCAACAACTGAAGGTGCACTTGTTGCCAGTATAAACAGAGGCTCATCTGTAATCACGGGTTCAGGTGGGGCAAATGTCAGGATATTCCAGAATTCAATGACCAGAGCACCTGTATTTAAATTTGAGAATCTGGAGCGGACAAAAAAGTTTGTAGATTGGGTAAAGAAGAAAAGTACACTAGAAAAGATGAAAGAAAAAATTAAGGAAAGTACAAGGTATGGCGAACTGTTGAATGTAGAGTCATTTGTGCTTGGTAATACTGCATATCTTAGATTTGGTTTTGATACAAAA
Above is a genomic segment from Methanosalsum zhilinae DSM 4017 containing:
- a CDS encoding potassium channel family protein, which translates into the protein MIAAFITLFAVIIVSLLITRVATIALTLTGLSREVARFQARSALTGSGFTTTESENMMIHPIRRRILMHLMLVGNAGIVTVIASTVVIFLNPAEETLINYLIVFIIGTSIIALITKSAKMDKILNRAIAFALIRWTDIEGSDSASLIYLGGDYQVSELKVESKDWLSEKTLMELNLAEEGVLVLGIQKPYGEYVGIPSADTRIKARDVLFLYGRGSAIQSLDRRRRGIRGELEHSEAVEQQKEITDKQEKYSQ
- a CDS encoding valine--tRNA ligase produces the protein MTIPKEYVPYEIESKWQNKWNESIYYFNWDEAECPQYIIDTPPPYPTGNFHIGNSLNWCYIDFIARYKRMRGYNVMFPQGWDCHGLPTEVKVEEIHGITKNQVPRSEFRRLCEELTSENIRKMRETMMMLGFSIDWSNEFITMDPSYYVKTQKSFVKMHDKGRIYQEQHPVNWCPRCETAIAFAEVEYESRQTYLNYLYFDDLKIATTRPELLAACVAVAINPSDERYNDFIGQNVKVPIFGHEVAVIADKDVDPSFGTGAVMICTFGDKQDVRWWVEHHLPLRKAIDKNGLMTEIAGNYAGMKISECKEAIIEDLKRQSLIYKQEQIEQNVGMCWRCKTPIEILSEKQWFVKINSEEILSTADEIDWIPEHMKIRLKNWTGTMEWDWCISRQRIFATPIPVWYCKRCGQTLVAKEEWLPLDPTQESAPQPCECGSTDFEAEEDVLDTWMDSSLTAIHVAGWLSEHEMRLPTQLRPQGHDIIRTWAFYTILRSVALTDTRPWDTILINGMVLGENGHKMSKSAGNIISPHEVVDTYGADAFRQWAAVGGTPGSDVMFRWKDVVSASRFLQKLWSIYRFSISHIENFNPETDHIPPESLPVVDRWMLSNLNRLIESTTESMDHFQFDETFKSIRGFTWEMVADNYIELVKSRLYGNDSEEKKAAQYTLHMVLNTLVRLLSPFVPFIAEEMYSRLSSGSVHLSTWPGVERKYIDENIEIQGELIKDIVASIRRYKSESGMALNAPLKKIEIYAPLEDTTDIRGATNSEVELISGKPDFEYVPVSVKPEMGIIGPRYRKKAGAIVKKLSLADPLEVAKEMESGKMILDVDGETIEVDPEAVSLEREVKSAGREVDVLDVNGSIVVIVK
- a CDS encoding DsrE family protein; this encodes MGKINKVLLVLKNMVYESTAPQEIIRFARYYRKMGLEVVVVLFGPMGVIFGKNNKYGSPAYDEKIIECIEMGVQFKCCDLAASMIGLKEEELIPGIKIVPSHELADLFLKYREEDQLILTL